A region from the Metopolophium dirhodum isolate CAU chromosome 9, ASM1992520v1, whole genome shotgun sequence genome encodes:
- the LOC132952071 gene encoding kelch-like protein 2 isoform X1, with translation MSVKEMGSVRHVIPWTNGQKQVLKPIGCDPKIYVNSCHTHSLFEVLQCLRREEVFCDMKLETDDGIIVSVHKVVLVSASPYFHAMFTSFSEGDKDFVHLREFDSNILQLLIDYIYTGKIMVTEQNVMVLLQAANLLQLDFVKGVCTEFLQIQLNPSNCLGIKEFADFFNCMELSSSSEEYIKKNFLKVVEADEFLFLSSDQVINLISRDDINVPFEEKIFECVINWVKNDLDCRCDTLPKLMEHVRLSLAPQEYLSIKIFEEPLIKNSSKCKDFLIEALNFHILKNNRRITIPQTIRNSPRQTGQKFLLSIWDSMSSIYEYYISWYDPATKLMHKTIRINSGSRTIGLIKEHLIFSISTTQNIYPMEMLDLSSQSLQWTPTVSLLVDRIFFKVCVLDDRIYAVGGVVNRSPTNSVEVFDASIQEWRLISPMFTEREDHGVGVLNNLIYVVGGYNRQSVLKSVECYDPSLDIWTSVTQMSTSRRWVGVGVLDGIMYAIGGEHNENNRSYFLNSVEAYSPISKVWSFIANMHNCRISPSNYKNYFFKKILPMNLLDLNCIFNIGVVTYNGLLYVMGGFSGVKFLDSVEIYDPKTNTWTIEPFPTNEEMINGAVVVNMPSHLRAD, from the exons ATGTCTGTAAAAGAGATGGGATCCGTAAGACATGTTATACCATGGACAAATGGCCAAAAGCAAGTTCTAAAACCCATCGGATGTGAtcctaaaatatatgtaaacagCTGTCATACTCACAGTTTATTTGAAGTCCTACAATGTTTACGGAG agAAGAAGTGTTCTGTGATATGAAGTTAGAAACAGATGACGGTATAATAGTGAGTGTACATAAAGTTGTTTTAGTATCAGCTAGTCCATATTTCCATGCCATGTTTACCAGTTTTTCCGAAGGGGATAAAGATTTTGTACATTTAAGAGAGTTTGACTCTAACATTTTACAGCTCTTGATTGATTATATTTACACTGGCAAAATCATGGTTACCGAACAAAATGTAatg GTTTTGTTACAAGCGGCTAATCTTTTACAGTTGGACTTTGTGAAAGGCGTATGTACCgaatttttacaaatacaaCTGAATCCTTCAAATTGTCTGGGTATCAAAGAGTTTGCTGACTTTTTTAACTGTATGGAATTGTCATCAAGTTCTGaagaatacataaaaaaaaatttttt AAAAGTTGTTGAAGctgatgaatttttatttttgtcttctGATCAAGTGATTAATCTAATCTCCCGTGATGACATTAACGTTCCGtttgaagaaaaa aTATTTGAATGTGTTATTAATTGGGTGAAAAATGATTTAGATTGTAGATGTGACACTTTGCCTAAATTAATGGAACATGTTCGTTTGTCATTAGCACCCCAAGagtatttatcaataaaaatttttgagGAACCTCTCATTAAAAATAGTTCtaaat gtaaAGATTTTTTAATTGAAGCTTTAAATTTCCATATCCTAAAGAATAATCGGCGCATTACTATACCTCAAACAATTCGTAATTCACCTAGACAAACTGggcaaaaa tttctTCTTTCTATTTGGGATTCAATGTCATCAATATATGAGTATTATATAAGCTGGTATGACCCAGCAACCAAACTAATGCATAAAACAATAAGAATAAATAGTGGCTCACGTACTATAGGATTAATAAaggaacatttaattttttcaataagtaCTACTCAAAATATATATCCAATGGAAATGCTTGATCTATCGTCACAATCACTCCAATGGACCCCAACAGTTAGCTTGTTAGTCGatcgaatttttttcaaagtttgtGTCTTAGATGATCGTATATATGCT GTTGGGGGAGTTGTTAATCGTTCTCCTACAAATAGTGTCGAAGTGTTTGACGCAAGTATTCAAGAATGGCGATTAATATCTCCTATGTTTACTGAAAGAGAGGACCACGGTGTAGGAGTACTAAATAATCTTATATACgtg GTAGGAGGTTATAACCGTCAATCTGTTTTGAAATCCGTTGAATGTTATGATCCCAGTCTTGACATATGGACATCAGTCACACAAATGTCTACAAGTCGCCGATGGGTTGGTGTAGGAGTCTTAGATGGAATAATGTATGCTATTGGTGGAGAACATAACGAAAATAATAGATCATATTTTCTTAATAGTGTTGAGGCCTATTCACCAATTTCTAAAGTTTGGTCTTTTATTGCTAATATGCACAATTGCCGAATCAGCCCAAGTAACTATAAGAATTACTTTTTCAAGAAAATCCTTCCAATGAACTTATtggatttaaattgtattttcaatataggtGTTGTCACATATAATGGTTTGTTGTATGTTATGGGTGGATTTAGTGGAGTAAAGTTTTTGGATTCTGTAGAAATATATGACCCCAAAACCAATACCTGGACCATAGAACCATTTCCAACAAATGAAGAGATGATTAATGGTGCAGTAGTCGTTAATATGCCATCACATTTGAGAGCTGATTAG
- the LOC132952071 gene encoding ring canal kelch homolog isoform X2: MSVKEMGSVRHVIPWTNGQKQVLKPIGCDPKIYVNSCHTHSLFEVLQCLRREEVFCDMKLETDDGIIVSVHKVVLVSASPYFHAMFTSFSEGDKDFVHLREFDSNILQLLIDYIYTGKIMVTEQNVMVLLQAANLLQLDFVKGVCTEFLQIQLNPSNCLGIKEFADFFNCMELSSSSEEYIKKNFLKVVEADEFLFLSSDQVINLISRDDINVPFEEKIFECVINWVKNDLDCRCDTLPKLMEHVRLSLAPQEYLSIKIFEEPLIKNSSKCKDFLIEALNFHILKNNRRITIPQTIRNSPRQTGQKFLLSIWDSMSSIYEYYISWYDPATKLMHKTIRINSGSRTIGLIKEHLIFSISTTQNIYPMEMLDLSSQSLQWTPTVSLLVDRIFFKVCVLDDRIYAVGGVVNRSPTNSVEVFDASIQEWRLISPMFTEREDHGVGVLNNLIYVVGGYNRQSVLKSVECYDPSLDIWTSVTQMSTSRRWVGVGVLDGIMYAIGGEHNENNRSYFLNSVEAYSPISKVWSFIANMHNCRISPSVVTYNGLLYVMGGFSGVKFLDSVEIYDPKTNTWTIEPFPTNEEMINGAVVVNMPSHLRAD, from the exons ATGTCTGTAAAAGAGATGGGATCCGTAAGACATGTTATACCATGGACAAATGGCCAAAAGCAAGTTCTAAAACCCATCGGATGTGAtcctaaaatatatgtaaacagCTGTCATACTCACAGTTTATTTGAAGTCCTACAATGTTTACGGAG agAAGAAGTGTTCTGTGATATGAAGTTAGAAACAGATGACGGTATAATAGTGAGTGTACATAAAGTTGTTTTAGTATCAGCTAGTCCATATTTCCATGCCATGTTTACCAGTTTTTCCGAAGGGGATAAAGATTTTGTACATTTAAGAGAGTTTGACTCTAACATTTTACAGCTCTTGATTGATTATATTTACACTGGCAAAATCATGGTTACCGAACAAAATGTAatg GTTTTGTTACAAGCGGCTAATCTTTTACAGTTGGACTTTGTGAAAGGCGTATGTACCgaatttttacaaatacaaCTGAATCCTTCAAATTGTCTGGGTATCAAAGAGTTTGCTGACTTTTTTAACTGTATGGAATTGTCATCAAGTTCTGaagaatacataaaaaaaaatttttt AAAAGTTGTTGAAGctgatgaatttttatttttgtcttctGATCAAGTGATTAATCTAATCTCCCGTGATGACATTAACGTTCCGtttgaagaaaaa aTATTTGAATGTGTTATTAATTGGGTGAAAAATGATTTAGATTGTAGATGTGACACTTTGCCTAAATTAATGGAACATGTTCGTTTGTCATTAGCACCCCAAGagtatttatcaataaaaatttttgagGAACCTCTCATTAAAAATAGTTCtaaat gtaaAGATTTTTTAATTGAAGCTTTAAATTTCCATATCCTAAAGAATAATCGGCGCATTACTATACCTCAAACAATTCGTAATTCACCTAGACAAACTGggcaaaaa tttctTCTTTCTATTTGGGATTCAATGTCATCAATATATGAGTATTATATAAGCTGGTATGACCCAGCAACCAAACTAATGCATAAAACAATAAGAATAAATAGTGGCTCACGTACTATAGGATTAATAAaggaacatttaattttttcaataagtaCTACTCAAAATATATATCCAATGGAAATGCTTGATCTATCGTCACAATCACTCCAATGGACCCCAACAGTTAGCTTGTTAGTCGatcgaatttttttcaaagtttgtGTCTTAGATGATCGTATATATGCT GTTGGGGGAGTTGTTAATCGTTCTCCTACAAATAGTGTCGAAGTGTTTGACGCAAGTATTCAAGAATGGCGATTAATATCTCCTATGTTTACTGAAAGAGAGGACCACGGTGTAGGAGTACTAAATAATCTTATATACgtg GTAGGAGGTTATAACCGTCAATCTGTTTTGAAATCCGTTGAATGTTATGATCCCAGTCTTGACATATGGACATCAGTCACACAAATGTCTACAAGTCGCCGATGGGTTGGTGTAGGAGTCTTAGATGGAATAATGTATGCTATTGGTGGAGAACATAACGAAAATAATAGATCATATTTTCTTAATAGTGTTGAGGCCTATTCACCAATTTCTAAAGTTTGGTCTTTTATTGCTAATATGCACAATTGCCGAATCAGCCCAA gtGTTGTCACATATAATGGTTTGTTGTATGTTATGGGTGGATTTAGTGGAGTAAAGTTTTTGGATTCTGTAGAAATATATGACCCCAAAACCAATACCTGGACCATAGAACCATTTCCAACAAATGAAGAGATGATTAATGGTGCAGTAGTCGTTAATATGCCATCACATTTGAGAGCTGATTAG